The sequence GTGTTGTAAATGAGATTACACCATATTGtccatattatattatttttttactctccTTTATTGACTTCATTCTTTATTCCATTCGACTAATAACTCGTTCGTTTGCTCAAATGCAACACATTATGGCTGTGATCCATAGGCAGTgtacatttaaaatttgcaGTGTTATTGATCCCTTTGGCGTTCCGTGGCGACGAAGCGCACCCTGATGCTCGCTCCCGAAGACACCAATCAGCGTGCCGAGCGCGGGGCGCGCGCACAGCTGACCGGATGACATCATCGAGTTTAATCACTGCATTAACGTGTTTAATGTCTGACCTGATATTTCTCTATTTTGATACATGCTCTTAAAGCAGTTTTTCCAACTTGTTGCAGTCAATGGCATTTTccaaatgattaaataataataataataataataataataataaactgatgtatattttaaagtgatttattatttaattatataataaggAAGAATGTGTTCTTCCATCtcatcccttccttccttcttagTATCTACAAACTAGATCTTTTCTCTCACGCCTATTATACGTAATGATGCAACTTTATTTGACTGTAACATCGCATTATTGGCAGCTTTTACAATTACACCGAGTCCACTGGTGGAAAAAGTTTGTTTATTATCCTTAAAACTTTAAATTGTGCGTCAAACAGGTCACAGAGCTTAACATGGACATCATCACAGTAAACAATACAATCTAACTAGCAGTCAGGGAAATAGGAACACTCATTATGTGTTTACTAATGCAGTCAAGGTGCATTTGTGTGGGTTTCAAACAAGGCACATTctataaagaatatatatatatatatatattctttatataatatatatatatatttggctTATACTTAACATTTTATCAATGTAGGTTAAAGTTAAGTGCAATTATAGTACTGAAGTCAAAGTAAAGGTGTTGGCAGGTGGTGTGACCTAAAGTAACAAACTACTGGAATAGGGTGGAAATGGTGTACACACGCTCGATTGTAATGCTTGTGTAAAAGGAGTCTGTCAGGCAAAGACAAACATGCCATCACTCACTCCCCTCCGCTCCTCGTCTCCAGAGTCGAAGTGTGTAACACCTTTGTCACACGACGATGGAGCTAAATAGTGGCTTGACAGCGATGCTTACATTTAAACAACCTCAAGCTTTTGCATAACAAAAATACAGCAAAGGTCATCAAAGGTCAAGAATTCAATctagaaaatgaaaacagaacTAACAAAATAACACAGACACTTGAACCTCACCCAGTAGTAATGCCTGAAACGTTTAAGCTCAACTCCGATTGGCTGAAGACGTTCCACAATAGCTGTACCGTTACCTCAGCTCTATCAGGTTGTTCTTGTgcgctcatgtgtgtgtgtttgttatccCACCCCTATAATCCAGCCCCCACTTCTACAGTCAGCACTGAGTGTATGAGCAGTAAAAGGGGATAAAGCTAGGAGACTGCCTGTGCTTTGCGAATGAGGAAATGGCTGAGTCGGCAACTCTGCCTGTCGCTTTGCTTCCGGCGCTGGAGGACACACGAAGTTCGCAGGACGACGATCCAGGACTGAGAGACAAGGAGCAGAACGTATAGAGCGCaggactagagagagagagagagagagagagagagagagagagagagagagacagagagagacttttgtacatcatcgtgtgtgtgtgtgagatgcttGGATGTAACAGTtactcacaaacaaacaaattgttCAAATTGCAAAGTAAGCAGAAAAAGGAGCAGATCCAAAATAGGGGCATTTATGCTACACAAACATGACTCGGTTGAACTCTAACAActggaggaaaaataaataaacagaggtgactgtgtgtgtgtgtttgtgtgtgtttaccttctCGTTTATGCAGGTCGAGTTTGTTCTTGGCCTCCTGGTTTCCTTTAGCAGCTGCTTTCTCATAATACCACACTGCAGTCGTGTAGCACAGGGGGACTCCAAACCCTCTCTCATAGCATTGTCCGAGAAACAGCAGACCGGTACTgtcctacaaacacacacacacacacacacagagttctggTTATTCTCACCTGTGGAATTATTCTTAAAACAAAATGACGTATTGCATGGTGTGTGTAGTtagagcgcacacacactaaGCGTCGACTGATtttgtccacacacacatacacacacacaattcttatTACCAAAAAGCAGTTTCCTTTTGTGATTATAgcccacagtgtgtgtgtgtgtgtgtgtgtgcgtatatagCATGTGATGtgtctcactcactccactCTCCGCTGCCATTCGGAAATAGCGAACCGATTTCCTTCCATCGGCATCTGGATCCTGAGAGAACAACACACCTAGATACAGCTGAgcctgagagaaagagataaaaaaaggaGACCAAGGAAGAAAGTCAGTCAATGATATGTTAAGATTAGTCAAGATATTAGTCAAAATAATGCTGCAGAGAAAATGtacttctgttttctctctctctctctcgctctgtgtgtacctcagtaagtccagcagcagcagcactctGCAGAAGAGAGATGGCTGTAGCTGTAGCATTGTGTGGGTCCATGATGCTTTGCTGCCCCCTGCTGTTCAGGAGGAGTTTTGCACAGCGGTACTGAGCCTGTGTGTGACCTGCCATAGCTGCACACCTGTAATACTGCagagcctacacacacacacacacacacacacacacacacacacacacacgacatgaGCTACAGTTCTGTCCTCCaatctttttttcctcctaaaTGTGAAGAGCTTTGTGTCAGAGGGCAGATTTTGCCCAACAAATGctgactgtgcgtgtgtgagtcaTGTACCTTGCTAAGGTCTTTCACGACTCCTCGGCCCATCTCATAACACACTCCAACGTTAAACTGAGCTTTGCTGTAATTCTGCTGTGCCGAAACCCAAAAACACTCGAATGCTGCTTTATGATTGCCTGCTTTAGAGCTTTccagacctgacacacacacacacacacacacacacacacacacacacacacacatacacacacacacacacagagagagaatgtacAAATTCAGAAGAACCAtatacagtgacacacacagacacaatgaaCTGAATAAAATTTTAAGGTCGTTACCAATGATGTTGAGGATGACAGGCACGCTGTTGCCTGTGATGTCTCTGAGATGCTGCTCGGCCTCGTCCAGAGAGCAGGACGTCTGTGAAAATATGCATGACGGTCAATGGTGTTTTGTCATGACAGCAGATAAGAGATACTTTAAGGAAGAAGCTGTCGGGAAGCCCACCCTGTGTCCTTGTGGTATTTCACATCCAGAGGCTGCAGTCTGGGTAACATTACAGTCTGTGAGTGTTTCTAAATAATGTACAGAATTTCAGGAAAAGTTGTAAACATGTAACAGTAGCATGCCatatatatgaaaatgaaaatacaagACTATAGAGTAACCTGTGATATTATGGTGAATTGTCTCCCCCTGCTGGTCAGTAATGGGATGTGCAGGTTCAGCGACAGCGCTGTAATTAGcaccactgctgctgctgctgctgctgctttgtTCTGGACTTGTTAACGCCTTATtcacacccatcacacacactccacggGGAAGCACAGTGTGTCCCATCACTTTGAATGGAttagagagaagaaaagaaaaaaaaagagacagaaagtcAGTGTGCTGTAAGAATGGTGCATgctgttattaaataaacaaactatgCTATTCGAAGAGGATAACCACAAAGGAAACTGGCTTAGATTTTAGATCTGGATGTCGATTAATTAATCTCTCATGCAATCTATTATAGCTTATGAATAGTTTAAATCAATCTCCACTCAGAGAACTGGACCAGCATGACTAGTAAATGTGACATATTTTGCTCTAGGGGACAGGATGATTGACAGGACTTACGAATGTCACGCAGGagcttgtgtgtgcatttgtggacGAGGATCGGATCTGAGAGGCGGGAATTTCCCGGGTTCTGTTCGCCGACAGAGGAGAACTGAGAGTGGATCCTCCTGCAGATCTGCATGAACAGAACCGCCGCAGCaccctaaacatacacacaagaaTTTATGCATCAGTACTTGTAATTGTTGCACTTCAGTGATaaaagagtgtatgtgtgtgagcttgtgagATCTGTACCCATCCCACTGCATCCAGCGCGGTGTATCTCGGCAGTCCGGCAGAGCAAAACTCTGCCgtccttttgtttttcttctgctcTCTATCATCTCCTCTCTGAGACCTGAACTCAACAAACCAAACATAATTCCGTTGTCTTATTTTCGGAATGATTTCAGGATATAACGCTTCGTGACAGGATTGGAGGCAGATTGGAGTAGAAGCAGAAGCTGAAAACGGCGTTCACACTTGAAATGATGGTGAAAATTGAACATCAAGATGCGAGTATCTGTATATGTGTAAGAATAGCAGGCAGACTGACGGTGTGATCGAAGGACAGAGTAACGAGCAAAGATTACCGGCTGGTGGAGAGCACAGAGGATGAACTGATGACCTCGTCCTCAACATGGTGGCTGTTGGAGAGACGCAAAGATGCAGTGTTCCCATGGCAACGGCTTAGAACTGGAGACAAACCGAAAGAAAAACCATGAGAAGGAAAGAGCTAACAGTTATGGGCGGCATTGCATCACAATTAACACACGCAAATACATTAtacaaaatacaattaaagtcaaatatacatttatttccataataaataattaaaactttaTATACCGCATCATTTGTGTCCAAAGCATCCTGAGCTGAAAGTTCATACTTCTGTTCAAAAAGGGATTTCTCAGGGGTtcctttgtatttttaaaaggtttacaAATCTTCTATAAAGGTTTCTAGTTTAGATGCTTGGTTTTCTACACAGCACAGGGTTCTACAATTCTACTTCTGACCTTTTCAAATAAATGTGTTCTTACCAAAGGTCGAATTGTTCCATGGCGTCTATTTTGATTTGACAGCAATACAAATAGAGCAAACATTTTATCTATATTCACTATGTTGTCACGGacgaaataataataataacagcatatGACAATATGTTAAActcaataatatttaataacgcgattgattttattttaataatcaattcatcaaacatttcaaaataaaagtcttttgttAAAAAGGTAATTGTTAAGTTAATTACATTAGACTTTTAACTCCAGTGGAAAGGAAATAAgcattttttatacaataaaCGTACAATTCAAGTTTAGTTAATCTGCccctttaaaaatataataatcttaGGATACTCAATtactaatattactattatttgaCGTTGGGTAGAATTGAAAACAGTAAGTAACCTGTTTGGTTAGTGAATGCACCACGCCGTGTTCATGGTTGTGTCTAAAGGACGTAAACACTAACGAAAACAATCAACGTTACGACACTGTCAACAAAACAGACGACAAAAACTCACCTCTCCCGACCAAGCTTTGAATTCGCCACATTTTCAAAATGcaatttcaattaaaatgtattatttaattggTTTATTTTGCTTAGCTTTTGTCcatgataaaaataaagtgcaagCACGACAAGCACGAGCCACTTCCTGGTGTTCTGTGGGGGCGGAGCTAATGAACGTAAAGGGTGACGCAATCAAGGGTGACGCAATCAAGGGtgactttttcttcttctgcagtTTTCTAAGTGACCACGAGGGGGCGTGAAATCATTAAAATCTATATGATTTTTAATCCTAaacctttttattaatttacttttggtacatttttttgtttttatttttacagttagTAATAAGCACAATTTACTTACATAAAAGTGTTTagtcaattttatttcttttattagagataagagagaaagggaaaggtCTAGTTAAAATGAATTTTGCTTTCCAATTTGCCCCAAAATGTTCTTATATTAGATTCATGCATTAGCAAGTAAACCAACTCACACACCAAAAATACATCCTTAATCTTAATTATCAAGGCACTTACTAGCTAACCAATCATCTAATATCAAACATAAacctaataaattattatttcccCTATTTAATTTTGATTTTGTCTATTTAAACAGGGTTTTAACTTTACGAAGCACATATTGGAACCCAAACTCTAAAGCTTCATCTGTTCAGTCATAgatgcatctgtgtgtgtttgcctgctctgtgtttgtatattCGGTGTTGTAATATTTGCTTCAGTGTCTGTACAGCATCTTATGACACACACTTCcttactctaacacacacacaccatttcctTTCCTGTCCGGGGCATGACAAGGGCTTATTCACAAAGAAAATAGTAGAAAGCAGAATGGTAGAAGTCATATTTTCacgtatatattttaaaataattctggATATTTTGATTCCATACACACAGGTAACTTTAATAAAATTGTGTAATTTGGTTAAATCATAGTGCTATATTATCTAACTTTATCTATCTTTAGCTAGCTACTGCAGTAGACTCAATTGCAAATGACATAttcctttatgttttttttaacttaaaagttTTCATTCTAgttctgtacttctgtaaagcttttttgagacaatgtcagttgttaaaagcacaatataaatgaattgaattgaattcctTAGTTACTTGTTAGCATGAATTCTACTAAGATCTAATGTGGATTTAAGGCTTCATGTTCCCTCAGCTCGATGTTCCTTTACTATAACAACAAaagcaaatgaacaaaatgagcAAAAGATATGGAAAAGATGTATTTTGACTTTTGATGGAGTTCCATGAGGAGTATTCTGCCTTATATTGGTTTTCCACCAGACAATGCAGCAGTTTTCTGTAAATTACCCCTGTTCCTGTATTTTCTCACTATTTCCACCACAATACCAAAATACCAGTGCTAAATTTGGTTACTATTCTTGCCCAGGTACAATGTGAGCTGAGCCGGATGATATGGGCGGAGGTAAAAGTAGCATATTATCCAAGGCCAGCTTGATAACGAGTTTCTGTCCGTTTCTAAAGAATGCAACTGGAAGGACTTTGGGCATCTGTTAGGAAGCATGGCTTGACTTCCACTTcatcaaatgaaatattttgatgAATGTTGTATTGTAGTGTTTTCCATATTGACAGGTGTAAAGTGAGTCTTGAAATTTCTGAAGGCTCTCCTGTGGAATGTCCCAGAAACTATTGGAACTGATTAATAATCCTGTGGAAAGGTCAAATCTGCTACACAGTTTAAACCTTGAATCCTGGCAGCTGGGACTAGTGTCAAATGCTTTGGCAATAAATTGTTGAGTATATGGTAGCCAGCACAGGATTCTTAGTCCTCAATCTTTCTTTTCTGCAAAGAGACACAAGTCATGTTTTTCCAATCAGGGTCATCTCAGAATGACAGGATATTGTAGTGCAAGTCCAAATCGCTTTAGTGGGGATTGATTTGTTACTGGAGCTTTCCTGAGCCAAGGCACTGCACAGTAAGTTCAGGTGCTAGCAGAGATTGTGATTCCATGCTCTGATCGATAAAGCAGATTTCTGCTCTGCATCTAATCCAATGCATAAATATTGATTTCTGAAAAAAGAAGAGGATATTTTTTTAACCTCAGACTGACTCACCGATGCTTGAGATTTGGTTCGACAATGGAACCCGACTTGAGTCGACTTCTTGTGTGTATTGGCTGGAGGGATTCTAATGATGCTGTTGGGACTTATGTAGGAGCTCATAAAGCAAGATTCAGAAGGAGATCTGGGTGATCTGAGTGAAGGTCTCAAACCACTGGGGAAGTTTGGCTTGCTGTTTGGTGGTGATTATTCCATCCAAGACTGCTGTCAGGGTGTGGAACATTCAGGTATGTCAGGTGCCATGACTTGACACTCTCCTATCTGAATTCCTTATCCAGGGGTGTCAGCAAATCAAGCTGAAAGATATCAGGGATGTGTTCACAAAAATATCCCCCGTAATACATTGGAGTAATGCCATGCTTTGGCAAGATACAGGAATCATGATAAAGGATATCAAGTGGCTtcctattaaataataaatgaaatgatacGTGTTTTCAGGCAGAACCCATTTGCCTCATTTTGTTCTTCTTGCTTACAATAAATTAAAGCCAGTACttgaattctgtgtgtgtgtgtgtgtgtgtgtatgtgtgtgtgtgtgtgtgtgtgtgtgtgtgtgtgtgtgtgtgtgtgtggtccagaCAGTAATTACATTTCCTCCCACACCACTGTTCCAGTACCTCAGCGCTCCTCCTTACGCTCCTTACGCTTGAGCAGGTTTCTAAAATGAAAGttggttttggtttgttttctttagtCATATGTTATACGGACGGAATACTCACATCCAGGAAGAAGAGGGAATTGGTCGAGGTTTGTAACTGGTAAATCTTAAAATGAAGAATCTCAGATGAACAAATAGGTTCGGTTGTTTGAAATGGATCCCGATACCAGGCTTAGATGTGGTCACTATGGTCAGGAAAGGCCATTTTGAACTGAACCCACTGAAACCAGTCCTGCGTTCCAATACTGTTTTTAATCCGCTCTCATCAACTAGCTTTTTCTGTTTCCCCATCACCATTTAAGGTCATTCCATTACGTTACAAGATCAACTGGAGTTTGTTAAAGGCCAGAGGAATAAAGCTGACCGAGAATTACCCAGAATTCATTGGAATCTaaccatgttttatttttaacaatggtGACTGAAGGTCATTTCAAATTTCAGTATTCTGATTTTGATCTTTAGATTTGACGTTTTTTAAGTATAAAAATCTCGCATGGCATGGTAGAAGGTAACATAGAAATGGAAATTGGAATATTGggtaaatttaattaaaaatattttctgtaacTCCCAAACCTAAACCTTCTAAACATTGGATTTGAGAGCATTTTGCTCCTGCACACAACCCATTGTGAATTAGGTACCCAGTGAGCACATGGATAACTAAAGTAAGTGCTAAATAACATGAGCATAAATcttacatgtatgtgtgcacaGAGCCATGGGATGTATTCCTGCCTTCCAGTTGGCACTTGCCCCAGACCAGTTTCTGGACCCTCAATGAACCTGATAATGTTTAAGGGGTAATTGAAAGAGCATAAGTGAGTAAGCTTCAACTCCTTTTAGTCCAGCCATCCCTTCACCCATTAATGGAGCCTGTGGGTGCTACAGTATGTCAACAGAGAGGTGAGGTGAGACACTTCTGGACAGATAATGACAACGGTTTAACTTTGGCCTTATCAAAGAATATAAATAGGTCAAACCCCATAATACAGAAACTATACAATATATGCTAATCAAGAGCTTTACTGAGTGGAGTCCTCGTTCTTGATCACTATAAGATGATTTTGGAAGGTCAAGGTGATTCTCACTGCCACTACtagctaaataaatatcaaaaccTCAGTCATTTGTTCCTGGTTGTTACCTATACTACTCGAGCACTGGGACATTTTTGTCAAGATCATAGTTTTTGTATTATTCTATAATTGTATAACTTTATTCTAACAAATTGCTGATATCCCCTAGTGTGTTGTTGACCTTCCTTTGTTTCCCTATATGTAAAAACCTGGACATGACACTTGATAGAGTGAAAAAGGACGAGAGCGGTAGGGGGAAAGTGGGAGGGAGTTCATGATCCCCGAGGCTGAGAGGGGCCGAGCCAGGGATCGAGAGCTTACGCACATGTTCTCCAGCCGCTCTGCTGTAAACACTTTAGCTCCAGAGGACAACAGGATGCACGCACTTGCATAGGCCTGAGGGCATGTTTTGAACtaccccatcatcatcatcatcatcatcatcatcatcatcctcttcacACTATTGCATTAGGACGAACGTGAATTTCAACACAATCCAAACAagtatgtttgtgtttcatcctcttttatttctccatttgatcatgtttttgcatttttttctctaacattttcttcttctccccCTTTTTTGGTAGATTATCTCTGGCTCATTCCACCTTCCttttataacatttttcttttacatttgaCTTAAATTATTACTGTTATCCATTACTCTCTATCTCTTGTCCTCCCTTTATTACtccttgctttctctctctctctctctctctctctctctctctctctctctctctctctctctctctctctctctctctctctctctctctctctctctcgctctctctttcggTGTGATTGAGTCTAAACAGTGACCTGAGAGTTAACAGGaatccctctctttctccctctctaacTTTGGATGAAAAGTAGGAGTGAATGAGCGagtggaggaggagaggagagctgGATTGGGGGGCGGTGTAGCTGAGAGGCCACAGAGGGGGGTTCCAGCATTACTGAGAGGGCTGGACAGAGCAAAGGAGCAGAAaacaaggaagaaaagaagcaagagggggagagagagggagagatggcgAGTGGAGAGATCTCCACTCTTCCCTCGGGCACGAGCGACAGCTTTCCCCCGGGCCACTTCAAAGAGCCCAAGCGGCTGTACTGCAAAAACGGAGGCTACTTCTTGCGCATCAACCCAGACGGACGAGTGGATGGCATCCGTGAGAAAAACGACCCCAACAGTAAGATTCCTTTCTAAAAATATTATCAAGgtatgagagacagacacagagattgCTGTTAGGCCTCATGTTAATGTTTACACACCTTCATCTGAAGGATGGAAGGAATTGTAAGACAACAGAGtagaagaaaatgagagagcgagcgagagagagagagagagagagagagagagagagagagagagagaagtgagtaTGAGAGAAACAAATAGAAAGACTGAACAAGGGAGAGAAATAGGGGAATGAGTAGAAAGCATTAGAGGGAGGCGAGAATTATAGAGTGAAACATggactgagagaaataaaaaaaaagaagcactgAATGAATGTGTCAGCTTTTAGTCATGTGGTTAGCCTTTAGGTTAGTGTTTATACTCTGTTACTTTGCTAAATAACTCacctaaagagagagagagagagagagagagagagagagagagagagagagagagagagagagagagagagggaggcaaTACAAAGCATCTTTATGCTGTCGCACGGCAGGGAAAGAAATCAAGCCCAACTTTCCGTCTGACTTCTCACTGTGggtttttgtcatttgtaaacaCAGGGAAAATAACTAATAtatgaattcttgattctgattggtcagtatcGATGTCGATGTCGATTCATTTCCTATAACACCAGCTCTGACAACGTGCTTGGACTAATACTCttttgttgctatagtaacaagtAAGACATGGAAAACAACATGCTCTTATGCAACAGTGAAaactatacagtataatctTTGATATGGGGACCATGAGGATTAGGGGTTAGCACAGACTCtggggttgtgggttcgatacTCATCTCAGCCTTTGTGTGTGGCGTTTGTATGATTTTTCTGTGATTCCAGGtggggggtttcctcagggtactttGGTTTCATCCTGCAGTCCAAAAGACATGCTTTTTAGGctgatttgagtgtgtgttctgtgttggtACAGCTTCCccaccttgtgccccaagtccctTCGAAGGGACTCAATGTTTACCATAACTCTGTTTAAGCAGTAAACATAGATGACTGTATGGATGGATAATCTTTTAATATGGAAGGAGTCTGCAGTCAGACGGTTTTTCCaccatgggaaagtcttcagatCAGAACAGTTAATGGTTTCTGTTTTCTTATTACACATGTCAAGCTCTGATTTTCGATCATTGCGTGATCTGGCTGTTATAATATAAGTGCTTATAGTATACTGAAACCATACTAGCTGTGTCACCTCTGACAAAACATGACGAAGAGTAACATCCTTGGCTTCCCGGCCTCGTATTCGATCCAGGACCGTTTATCTCGCTTGTCACTTTCGTGTAATTTGTACTTCCTTATCTTACTGATGCTGGAGTAACAACAAGGAAAGGCTTACAGACATGTCGTTAACGTCTATTGCGGTTAAAATGGCTCAAGAGTAGTGAGGAGAAAACGTTTTCTCAGATGGTAATACAGTTCTGGACAAATGATCCATATAATCTGGTTgaatttcttttattctttggtTTCTTTTACAAAGTTTTCCACACTCTTTGGTGGAAAAAACCCAAATTATAGTACatgtttctaaataaattaattaatattcttTTACTCAGTTGTAATGATGCAATCCTCTATAAAAATGGAagactgcatttatttttttgagtatGAGTAATTGTACTCATGAGTAATTGTTAATAGAGACAGAACATTTTATGGTTAGAGTTTAGGTTATAAGTCTTAAACTATTAGAAGCGCCTGCTATACAGTTTTGACATAGGTTTTATTTCCTCTGATTTTCACGTCAtaatgtatctgtatctgtatctgtatctatgtttttccttccttgcttcctctgctgtctctgtgtttttttagtaCCCTCTAGGTGGGTTGTTTCTttcctgtattgttttttttattttattttactcctCCAAACTACACAGTCCTTTCCtgttttctatttctgtttgtctgtctgtctgtcttcctttcTGTCTCATGCTCTCTCTATGTTTATCCATCACTTTCTTCCCTTTTTAtatcttttacttttatatcgTTTTCTTCATCTTCCCTCTGTCCTTTGCCTCCATTTccttctctcccactctcttgTCTCTTCCATCTAtacttatctatctatatatctgcttctctctctctctctctctctctctctctctctctctctctctctctctctctctctctctctctctcaacaacCTGTAAAGCACCTGCTATAAGTGTGGCTTATagttttaatgacatttaatcagGAGAGACATGATGACCGCATTGTTGTAAACACAGACGCTGGctttacagcacacacacacacacacacacacacacacacacacacacacacacacacacacacacac is a genomic window of Tachysurus fulvidraco isolate hzauxx_2018 chromosome 15, HZAU_PFXX_2.0, whole genome shotgun sequence containing:
- the dele1 gene encoding death ligand signal enhancer isoform X1 — encoded protein: MWRIQSLVGRVLSRCHGNTASLRLSNSHHVEDEVISSSSVLSTSRSQRGDDREQKKNKRTAEFCSAGLPRYTALDAVGWGAAAVLFMQICRRIHSQFSSVGEQNPGNSRLSDPILVHKCTHKLLRDILMGHTVLPRGVCVMGVNKALTSPEQSSSSSSSSGANYSAVAEPAHPITDQQGETIHHNITETLTDCNVTQTAASGCEIPQGHRTSCSLDEAEQHLRDITGNSVPVILNIIGLESSKAGNHKAAFECFWVSAQQNYSKAQFNVGVCYEMGRGVVKDLSKALQYYRCAAMAGHTQAQYRCAKLLLNSRGQQSIMDPHNATATAISLLQSAAAAGLTEAQLYLGVLFSQDPDADGRKSVRYFRMAAESGDSTGLLFLGQCYERGFGVPLCYTTAVWYYEKAAAKGNQEAKNKLDLHKREVLRSIRSAPCLSVLDRRPANFVCPPAPEAKRQAELPTQPFPHSQSTGSLLALSPFTAHTLSADCRSGGWIIGVG
- the dele1 gene encoding death ligand signal enhancer isoform X2, with the translated sequence MQICRRIHSQFSSVGEQNPGNSRLSDPILVHKCTHKLLRDILMGHTVLPRGVCVMGVNKALTSPEQSSSSSSSSGANYSAVAEPAHPITDQQGETIHHNITETLTDCNVTQTAASGCEIPQGHRTSCSLDEAEQHLRDITGNSVPVILNIIGLESSKAGNHKAAFECFWVSAQQNYSKAQFNVGVCYEMGRGVVKDLSKALQYYRCAAMAGHTQAQYRCAKLLLNSRGQQSIMDPHNATATAISLLQSAAAAGLTEAQLYLGVLFSQDPDADGRKSVRYFRMAAESGDSTGLLFLGQCYERGFGVPLCYTTAVWYYEKAAAKGNQEAKNKLDLHKREVLRSIRSAPCLSVLDRRPANFVCPPAPEAKRQAELPTQPFPHSQSTGSLLALSPFTAHTLSADCRSGGWIIGVG